The following DNA comes from Cololabis saira isolate AMF1-May2022 chromosome 7, fColSai1.1, whole genome shotgun sequence.
attaaagaaaagcaagtcttgtttatttatttgagatgaaaataccctgtcagatcacgcttccacatagataaatgttgatgtctatgtggaagcgtgatctgacggggtattttcctctgtcaaatcatcctacctgccaatatctatgtggaagtgTGATTTGACATTCTGAACACTTATTCACAcacttattttcatttattcacTTTGTACATAGACATCAAAACAGAAAAAGGTTTTTCTTGTTGAGAAGACTGCGCTTCTGCATTGGTTCCTTATGTGCATTTCATTAACATGAAATGCAGATAAGGAACCAGTATAATCTCCTCAACACTATCTTATCTACGGCCTGTCGAACATCCTGAAGTATTGAAACAGACCACTCAAAAACAACTAGGTGGAATGAGACTTCTTCCAATGTAACTTGGTGATGGCTGATTTGAGCTGCAACCAGACCAAGTTGGACCATCATCCCTCTACAATCCGACGAAGTAGGTTTCCCAGAGAACCCTTTGCCATCTGGAGGGGCGTCTTCTCCTCCTTGTTCTCAATATAAATGCTGGCCCCATGTTCCACCAGCAACTTGGCTGCTTCCACGCGCTCTTCATCGCATGCAAGATGACTGGGGAAGAAAGATAAAAAAGCAATTTGAACATGTGCTGATGTACAGAAATTCTTTATGTTCTTACATTTTTAAACTTCACTTTATAGTGATacagctgaaaaaatatttaagaatAATTACAGATAGAAAATATCTCATATCCATCTGTGGAACTTCCATCATTCCTGGATTGTTTCATTCATTTCCACCACAGCTGTAGTAGCCACAAATTCTTTATCTGTCAAAAAGTCATTCACACGTACAGTGCAGTGTTGCCCTGGGAGTCCTGGATGTTAGTCGAGGCACTCTGCTTGAGAAGCAACTGGATAAGGCGGTAGTTGCCCTTGGCAGATGCTCTGTGAAGTGGAGTGGACTCCAACTTGTCGGTGGCGTTGGGGTCTGCTCCATTTTCCAGCAACAATAAGGCAATCTACAGCAAGAGAAGACAATCCATCATCAGCCAGTAACAAGTTATTTTAAATAAGGTCAATTTACAGTTATATGAAAGTTACATTTtcaaatcctgttttttttaagtttcaaaAAGTAATGCCACATTTCCCACATCCATGTCTACATCCATACGGCAATCTACAGCAAGAGAAGACAATCCATCATCAGCCAGTAACCAGTTATTTTAAATAAGGTCATTTTACAGTTATATGAAAGTTACATTTtcaaatcctgttttttttagtttcaatAAGTAATGCCACATTTCCCACATCCATGTCTAGGTCTCGACCATATAAAGGAAATGAGACCAAATTGTTTAACAAGACTTACTGGCACTCATATGAACACTGCATGTGAAAACGTGGTTCTTTCAACTTAAGACAGAATGAAATTGTGTTCTGGACCCAATGTACTCATTCCACCAAGTGTATCCATATATAAATGTAATCATCTGTTTGTGACTTTGAGACTGGACtcttttacagaaaaaataaacacatatacaggactgtctcagaaaattagaatattgtgataaagttctttattttctgtaatgcaattaaaaaaaaaaaaaaaatgtcatacattctggattcattacaaatcaactgaaatattgcaagccttttattattttaatgttgctgattatggcttacagcttaagaaaactcaaatatcctatctcaaaatattagaatatttcctcagaccaagtaaaaaaaaaacagatttataacaGCAAAACAAAATCTAACATTTGAAAATGTCCATTAATGCACTCAGTACTTGGTTGGGAATCCTTTTGCACGGATTACTGCATCAATGCGGCGTGGCATGGAGGCAATCAGCCTGTGGCATTGCTGAGGTGTTATGGATGCGCAGGATGCTTCAATAGCTCCTTTAGCTCTTTTGCATTGTTGGGTCTGGTGTCTTTCAGCTTCTTCTTCACAATACCCCACAAATTCTCTATGGGGTTCAGGTCAGGGGAATTGGCAGGTCAACCGAGGACAGTAATGCCATGGTCAGTACACCATTTACTGGTGGTTTTGGCACTGTGGGCAGGTGCCAGATCATGCTGGAAAATGAAATCATCACCTCCATAGAGCTTTTCAGCAGTCGGAAGCATGTAGTGCTCTAAAATCTCTTGGTACACGGCTGCATTTACTCTGGACTTGATGAAACACAGTGGACCTGGATTTTGCTCCTCTCCAGCCTTTCTCCAGACTCTGGCGCCTAGTCTTccaaatgaaatacaaaacTTGCTTTCGTCTGAAAAGAGCACTTTGGACCACTCTGCAACTGTCCAATGCTTCTTTTCCATAGCCCAAGTCAGACGCTTCTTCCGTTGTCTTGAGTTCAGAAGTGGCTTGACCATGGGAATACAGCTATTGTAGCCCATTTCCCGGACACGTCTGTGAACAGTGGCTTTTGATACCTGGACTCCAGCTTCAGCCCACTGTCTTTGAAGCTCCCACAAATTCTGGAAGCGACTCTTCTTCACAATACTGTTGAGGCTGCGGTCATCTCTTTTGGTTGTGCAGCGTTTCCTGCCAAAGCGTTTCCCGAAACTGCCCTCTGTGAACAGCTTTCTCTTtgagaaatgtttttttgtgtcttACCCTCCTGATGGAGGGTATCAATGATGGTCCTCTGGACAGCAGTCAGATCAGCAGTCTTCCCCATACTTGTGATTTAGTTTACTGAACCAAGCTGAGTGTTTTTCAAGGCTCAGGAAACCCTTGCAGATGTTTCGAGTTAATTAGACGATTCAAGTGATTAGTTGAATACCCTACTAGTATACTTTTTCAcgatattctaatattttgagataggatatttgagttttctcaagctGCAAGCcataataagcaatattaataataataaaaagcttgcaatatttcagttgatttgtaatgaatccagaatgtatgacatttttgttttttttaattgcattacagaaaataaagaactttatcacaatattcaaattttctgagacagtcctgtataggttAAAAGTTGAGATCTGGAAAAAGTAACATGAAAAAAACGTTTTGTCGTAAAGATGTGCTGTGTTGCAAAAGGCAGGAGTTCCTTTGAAGAGGAGGGAATCCCAATAGTTAGGGAAAAGTCCGTGAGGAGCTTAGCTAGGtggtagtttgtttttttttcttgtaggaTAGACAAGTCAGGGCTCACAGGAAAGCTTTAGTTGTTGTGATTGCAGTTGAGTTATTTATGTGGCCATTTATAATCAATCAAATTCTAATATCTACTGTGTAAAGAAGGGGAAGATTAGTTAGCTCCTTCTAAAAAGGAAGTGGTTAGACATGCCCAGGTAGTGTAGCAGTGTACGGTAAAAGAATATTGCTGCTCTAGCAATACTGAAGTACAGTGGCAGTACATTCAAGGTATTGGTATCGTACACCAGGTGTGACAGTGCTTTTCCTCATGGGGATCTTCCACCCCAGGGACTGTTCGACCTGTGGGGTCGTTGCCGTGGCGATCGCCCTGTTCGGGGTCGCTGGGGAGTCCTGCCCTGCAGCCTTGGCTGTGATGGGGACGCCGGCCGGCCCTGATATGGGCAGTTACCCCGTGGTGATGCCCTCATTGGTCTTTGGTGGGGGGGGGTCCTGGTGTGGATAGATCTCCAAGATATCATTCCTCATCTCAGCGTCAAGCCAGATGTTTCTGATTATGTTTTGATgcatgtggttttttttttttgggggggggggggtatcaaTGTGAGGATGTGCTTTAAAATGACCTAATGTCCATTTGTATATGTTGGTGTTGGTTTTATTACATAAAGCACTTTGCACTACTtagtatgaaaagtgctatataaataaagtttgatttgatttgttctAGTATCTAAAGATTCTCATCCACTTGCCCTTAACGATTATAGACCAGCTGCCTGAACATCACACATCATAAAAGTCTGCAAATTTGTGATGAATTTGGTTCAGCTGAGATCCTGAAACTTGATTTTGAGACTTCTGTGGCCTCAAAAGCTGAAAACTCAGGTTTCTCCACTTGTCATGAAACTCAACATAGTGAAAGTGGACCTTGAAGAGAGAACGctggggtttttttgttgttgtttttttaacaaaaaaaaaaacaacccaaaacccCATCTATATAGGGGCTTTTCCCTTCCAAAAACCTCAATGTCTTGGTATTACCATTTGATGCATGAACTTCCATTACCCCTACCCAATTGAGGTTATTTGAGGCACTTTCCAAAAGCAATTTAAACACCAAATTCACACAGCAGGATTCTGTTATCATGCTGATGATTTGGAGCGTTCTAAGATATGACGAATCAACCAGCTTTCAAAGTGTACTCTTCAAATACCCGACGCGTGAAGTGGTCTGGCTATGCCCGTTCCACACTCCTTGACACTGGGATAGAGTATTGAATGTGGACACTGTTCAAAGCCTTACAAGTCAAAACCTGCAGTTGTTTGAGACTGATACTTGGGAGACAAGGTACTCTCTTACAGCGCTTCTATTTTACCCAGTTTGAAGCAAATCAGAGCACCTTGGATTCTTTGGTCAGGTTCTGCTCAGCCTACTTACTGATGAGGAAACATTCACATTCTTGTAACTACAAAACTTAAGTATGTGAAATGTCAGGCTTTTCATCCATACCCTAGTAGTCCATTGATATGGATACCTGTAGCCTACTTCTCACACCTTTACATTGAATCAAAATGCATATGAAATGGGGAGAACACAATGGAAATACATCAACACTATGTGcacttataaatatataatgagCAATGTGACAGCTGACCTCGACACCCAATGTCCATTACCATAACATCAAATCAAAAGGTATGTAAAACAGACCCTATAGAACGGCAAGACCTTTACAGTCTCCATTTCCAAtacaaaacaaccaaaatcaAGGTATATTGATGGGTTGCAATGTCAGACAACATTAGATAACTACTGTAATTATTTGGACcctggcaagcaaccatcatctaacatctagtcaatgttaccttactaCATTAGACCTCAAGCCAACGTTAGGTTTTTAGCGCAAACCccattttcaaatctatattaTAATCCTATTATAATCAAATCTTGGAATACagtacaacgttgttccaagctctcactaacttcaggtgtcagctatcgctggcaacgatgaaccaatcagagaacaggacgtagtactaCGCTTAtgtcctccactttttatttgtggatttgtggaagaggaattatttaaaatatgagtgtatttttctgttttagttactgTGTACTGAGTttttgtgaatgagttgaagttggactaaaggctgaattacagttctgcgtcacacacacgcagagcacacggcgcagtcgtgacgccgtcacgaaccgttcagagttctccgtctctccatttggtcgcggtgcagtaccccccgcggccactagttagcgatctttttctgaatggtttatccaactttttttcaactttttccggtcacagtaaatcaaagagataaggacaactattgtgcaaaaaacaaaaacaaaaaaaatcacatataaacgaagaaaaaagccctggaagttcactactgcttcaaaccggaaaccggaaatgcttcgctttcaaacgaaccaatcacagccctctcggtctgcgtgtggtcggcgtctcctcgacgcgtagttacaattttcgggaggtgcacgtcactgacggcgcatgtgacggcgtgtcctctgcgtgtacaaaaaccagacgccgtagacacggcgtcgttttgacgcagaagcatacccGCACCTTTACCAGACGattttgtttcgctttatataCGTTTTATTATGCGCCTTATAACTTTAtatatgaaaatagacccgttcattgatattggGCTTCATAATGCAATGCGCCTTATGGTCTGCAAAATACGGTACCATGTTTATGTGTAGAGCAAGCATTTTCATGCCTCTAACTAAAGAACCATTGATGTCTGAATGCTGAAATTTTGAGGGGTTTTTGTTTCTTCCAAGGGACCCATCAGTGTACCAAGTTTGAATAGATGTGCAATGGCAGTAACGTTGGGATGATGTCCACTTCACATACCACAAACAGGTCTCTCTTGTAAATGAGACCAATGAGATTTTACCCATATAAATAAAggtcaataaaaaataaaataaaagaaataccctAGAACCAATGTTAAGGTATTGCAAGTTCAACACCACTGTCCATATCAAATACCGTGTCATCAAGCCAAATGTTTAGGTAGTGGACATCAACCAATGGCAATACCTTTTACAGAGATCTGTCAGCTCTCCAACGGCTGTACCTTTTCCTTGACAGGGGAAGTCACCCCAGGACCAACTCTGATACTGCCAGGCGATGAGGGTTTCAGCCTGTCAATACCATCCAGTGTTTTGTCCGAGTACAGTGACACCCGATGTTCACAGAGCAGAAAAACAAGCACTTCCCTAACTGTTTGCCAGgcaaattttgagtttttccatCCCTGCCTAGGAACAGGCTCCACCCAGGGCCTGCTGTGCCCCCTCCTGGTAGAGTAAAATCTAGTATTTTTAGACACCAGGGACATCTTCAGCCCTAGTCTTTTGCCTTGTTTTAGTTCAGCTTATAGCTGAATTTTATTCACTTTGTTCATttggtttagtttattgttatctaattatttattattattttaaatatttacttTTAATTATTTGAATATGTACTTATTTATGTACGTATTCATTCATGTTCactattattttattcttaggtttattttaatgttgtttttaccTTTAATTTAACTCCAGTGCTTTTCCTCATGGGGATCTTCCACACCAGGGACTGCTTGACCTGTGGGGTCGTTGCCGTGGCGATCACCCTGTTTGGGGTCGCTGGGGAGTCCTGCCCTGCAGCCTTGGCTGTGATGGGGACGCCGGCCGGCCCTGATATGGGCAGTTACCCCGTGGTGATGCCCTCATTGGTCTTTGGTGGGGGGCTCCTGGTGTGGATAGATCTCCAAGATATTGTTCCTCATCTCAGCGTCAAGCCAGATGTTTATGATTATGTTTTGATgcatgtggttttttttttggggggggggggggggggtattaatGTGAGGATGTGCTTTAAAATTACCTAATGTCCATTTGTATATGTTGGTGTTGGTTTTATtacgtaaagcactttgcacTACTtagtatgaaaagtgctatataaataaagtttgatttgatttgttctAGTATCTAAAGATTCTCATCCACTTGCCCTTAATGATTATAGACCAGCTGCCTGAACATCACACATCATAAAAGTCTGTTTCTTTTCACTCGGTGATGCCGTAGAATGACCACAAGAGAGCCACTGAAACCAGATATCCTTTAaatgtgtctgagctgaagcaGTTCTGTATTGGTCAAAAATTCCTCCAGAGATCCTGAATGTGCTTCCTTGATGTTGCTGCTCCCGCTGGAGTTTCTCCAAGTGTCAACTCCAAGGGTCACTAATGTTGAAAATGTTTAATGACTATGATTAATATAGAGACAGGAGATTATGACTGTTTGCATGTTATCACATTAAGCACATTATATTTGTCTGGTACAGTGATCTAGATGAAAATTGGCACACATTTTCAGAGCCTTTTTCTTGCCAATATATCGGTTTTACATTAATGACATTAGCACATTtactgtcctttttttcctttcaaaatatctgggtgaaaaaaagataataaaaaaaaaacctctaagtgatacaaaataattaaaaatgtcaGATGAATGTTTTAACCAAAGCTGCAGCGTTGAGTCCCTttaatatatatgttaatattcCCCATGACTCCATTCAAACATGTCTGTGATAAGCGACATAGAAAGCCACGGTGTGTGTGCAGTAATTGCCATTCACACAAGACCATTTTAGCAGTCTAATATGCACTGGGAGTGTCATACAAGTGAAGGAGCAGCTGAAGATTTACCTTTTCTACATGTTTAGGCTTATTGAACAACAGGTGTCATTTcataagagaaaagaaagacaacTGAATGGCATTTTATTTGTGAATAAATaatactgattttttttaattttttttttacctgaagACAAATTCTCCACCCTCACTGCTGCATGAGCAAAGACTACGGTAACCTCATCAAATGCAAAACACATTTTAGTCACACAAAAGTAATTTTAGACAACGTTTTTTTACCCCCATCTTTCTCTCAATCCAACCTCACACCATTCTGCACTTACTGCACCTTGGATATTGAAAAGCATTAACCTTTTATACCCATTTCAAAAGATGCAGTATGGCATAATAGGGGTCAAGTCACCGACTAGACCCTTATTAAACCGGCTATTATGAGCAGAGAAGTCAGGAAGATTTGAAAAGGTTGATGTGTACTGTATTCGTGTTTGGGTCAGGATTTTGACCAATGCATGTCACTGGCATTTCATTGGCTTGTGATGAAATGTCATAGTATGACTCTTTCAGAGCCAGTAGATGAAAttcaaaaaaatattaaaagttGACTGAGATCATTTGGTTCCGTTAGACAGAGCAGGAGAAAGAGCTCAATACGATTTCACAGAACCAGAAATAGTTAAGCCAACATGAGGTTTCTGCTTGTTTCAACTAACTGTCTTTATGGAGATGACTGGAAAAGGCTGTTCTCATAATTATGCCAGTGAATATCACGCACCATCTGGTTTACTGGCAACAATTTATCTGACAAAATGTGATGTAGAACCAGCTAAAGCTGCTGCAAGCTGGAAGAGTTACCTCGTGTCTGTCTTTGGAGGCGGCATAGTGCAGAGGGGTGCATCCGTTTTGATTAACGCAATTCAGCTGAGCTCCTTTGGATATCAGAGATCTCACTATGTCTTCTCTGCCTGCAGATGCTGCAATGTGCAAAGGCGTCCACGAGGCCTGCGAAACAACACAGCATGTGACGTCACTGACACGTTGAAATACAGtacaactagggttgccaaccgtcccttgaaaaacggaattgtcctgtatttataaactaaagtacgcatcccgtattgagctgaaaagggacgcactttgtcccgtattactgtgagagtaaaaaaatagtcataaaatgccaatggaaaatggcattgagctgttgagttcataagttatttttttaagttttctacagactttctgtttgcactgttgttattgcactaaaaatgtgcactattacagaatggatgttctgctttctttctattgtaagttaagcaggacaggtttctgtttaagaaagatacttattttattcagttcattttgataatttgtattaataatttgttttccatgtgttcatggcattcaaaaatatgcatctaattcaattcaggtttgagtcaaatagttaaaaaatcgtttcactcacaaaaaaaggggctcaAAAAAGTTCACCAcgaaggggaaggaaggaagggtgaaggctgcagatgaggtgtcccttatttatttttcagggagttggcaaccctaagtACAATTAAATGCAtgaacttaaaaggtgaaagtaAGCTTCTAGGACAGTTGGTGATGGACAGTGTTTATAGTGCTATAAACTGTAGTATTTCGTCTTAAACAGCAACGGCTTAAAGTGTGCTCTAGCTATGGAGTCCAGTATGACATTGTGTTTAACCCTAAGAAGAGTGTTATTCTAATTGTTAAAGCTAAGGAGAATCAGAAACAAAAGTTTCCCCCATTCTTAC
Coding sequences within:
- the psmd10 gene encoding 26S proteasome non-ATPase regulatory subunit 10, encoding MEGSVSNVEVCNFAYNGQFEKLKECILSDKTLACKADQDRRTALHWACSAGHTNIVEFLLELGVEVNLEDDASWTPLHIAASAGREDIVRSLISKGAQLNCVNQNGCTPLHYAASKDRHEIALLLLENGADPNATDKLESTPLHRASAKGNYRLIQLLLKQSASTNIQDSQGNTALHLACDEERVEAAKLLVEHGASIYIENKEEKTPLQMAKGSLGNLLRRIVEG